A window from Cryobacterium sp. SO1 encodes these proteins:
- a CDS encoding YaaA family protein, protein MPLVLDSLAFPALTERRRVLSGALAALAADQDATVRALKLGRTQLAEIDRNAALLSSPTTPVIDRYTGVLYDALDAQTLSTAARAFAGRHLLVHSALLGPVGGLDLVPAYRLSHDSRLPGLGLKKHWAADVSLALESSPGLLLDLRSEGYVSLGPAAAHPDRFFLRVVTESSDGHVRALNHFNKKAKGVLTRALLQNGQDFDTVDGLLEWAPTAGLTLRPGAAGELQLVVDGHL, encoded by the coding sequence ATGCCCTTGGTGCTGGACTCCCTGGCCTTCCCCGCCCTGACCGAGCGCCGTCGGGTGCTCTCCGGCGCCCTCGCGGCGCTGGCCGCCGACCAGGATGCCACGGTGCGGGCGCTCAAGCTCGGCCGCACCCAGCTGGCCGAGATCGACCGCAACGCCGCGCTGCTGTCGTCGCCGACGACCCCGGTCATCGACCGGTACACCGGCGTGCTCTACGACGCCCTGGATGCCCAGACGCTGTCGACGGCTGCCCGCGCCTTCGCCGGCCGGCATCTGCTGGTGCACTCCGCGCTGCTCGGCCCGGTCGGCGGGCTGGACCTCGTGCCCGCCTACAGGCTCTCGCACGACTCCCGGCTGCCCGGGCTGGGGCTCAAGAAGCACTGGGCAGCTGACGTGTCCCTGGCGCTCGAGTCGTCGCCTGGGCTGCTGCTCGACCTGCGGTCGGAGGGCTACGTGTCCCTCGGGCCGGCGGCGGCGCACCCGGACCGGTTCTTCCTGCGCGTGGTCACCGAGAGCAGCGATGGGCACGTCCGAGCCCTCAACCACTTCAACAAGAAAGCCAAGGGTGTTCTCACCCGGGCGCTGCTGCAGAACGGCCAGGACTTCGACACCGTGGACGGTCTGCTGGAGTGGGCACCGACGGCCGGACTGACCCTGCGTCCCGGCGCCGCCGGGGAACTCCAGCTCGTGGTCGACGGGCACCTCTAG
- a CDS encoding malate dehydrogenase, with translation MFRIASGQLLGPDVPVALRLLEIPSGLQAAEGSAFELQDSAFPLLRDVVVTDDPVRAFDGANVAILVGSRPRGPGQQRADLLEGNARIFGPQGAAINAGAADDIRVVVVGNPANTNALVAASHAPDVPADRFTALTRLDHNRAVAQIAAHLAVPVTAVTGVAIWGNHSALQYPDVSHATVDGRPVRDLVDAAWLVNEFIPRVANRGAEIIKVRGASSMGSAASATVDHVYDWVNGTRDDWTSAGVVSDGSYGVPAGLVSSYPVRSLGGRWAIEPGLSIDAFSRARIDVSIADLEAERAAVSELGLLGPRESAYTGARWHPAT, from the coding sequence ATGTTCCGCATCGCCTCCGGCCAGCTGCTCGGGCCCGACGTGCCCGTCGCGCTTCGCCTGCTGGAGATCCCCAGCGGGCTGCAGGCCGCTGAGGGCAGCGCGTTCGAGCTGCAGGACAGCGCCTTCCCGCTGCTGCGCGACGTGGTCGTGACCGATGACCCGGTGCGGGCCTTCGACGGCGCGAACGTGGCCATCCTGGTGGGTTCGCGGCCCCGCGGCCCCGGCCAGCAGCGCGCGGACCTGCTCGAGGGCAACGCCAGGATCTTCGGCCCGCAGGGCGCCGCGATCAACGCCGGCGCCGCCGACGACATCCGCGTGGTCGTCGTGGGCAACCCGGCCAACACGAACGCCTTGGTGGCCGCCAGCCACGCACCGGATGTTCCCGCCGACCGGTTCACCGCGCTCACCCGGTTGGACCACAACCGCGCCGTCGCCCAAATCGCCGCGCACCTGGCGGTGCCGGTCACCGCGGTGACCGGAGTCGCGATCTGGGGCAACCACTCCGCCCTGCAATACCCCGACGTGTCGCACGCCACCGTCGACGGACGCCCGGTGCGGGACCTCGTCGACGCGGCCTGGCTGGTGAACGAGTTCATTCCGCGGGTGGCCAACCGCGGTGCGGAGATCATCAAGGTGCGCGGGGCGTCGTCGATGGGGTCGGCCGCCAGCGCCACCGTCGACCACGTCTACGACTGGGTGAACGGCACCCGTGACGACTGGACCAGCGCCGGGGTGGTCTCAGACGGCTCCTACGGGGTGCCGGCCGGTCTGGTGTCCTCCTACCCGGTGCGTTCCCTCGGCGGCCGCTGGGCGATCGAGCCCGGGCTGAGCATCGACGCCTTCTCCCGTGCCCGCATCGACGTGTCCATCGCCGACCTGGAGGCGGAGCGGGCCGCGGTCAGCGAGTTGGGGCTGCTCGGTCCGCGGGAATCCGCCTACACCGGCGCGAGGTGGCACCCGGCCACGTGA
- a CDS encoding DNA-3-methyladenine glycosylase I, translated as MSAETAPATRASVILGDDGVARCGWAAHDAEYRRYHDEEWGRPLHDEQRLFEKLCLEGFQAGLSWITILRRRPAFRSAFAGFDVHAVAAFTEADVERLLGDERIIRHRGKITATIDNARTTLALGESLAELIWSFAPTPRPAPLRDLAEVPAITPESAALSKALRARGFKFVGPTTMYALMQSSGLVNDHVAGCHLAPV; from the coding sequence ATGAGCGCAGAAACGGCCCCGGCGACCAGGGCCTCGGTCATCCTCGGCGACGACGGTGTGGCGCGATGCGGCTGGGCCGCTCACGACGCGGAGTACCGGCGGTACCACGACGAGGAGTGGGGCCGGCCGTTGCACGACGAGCAGCGACTGTTCGAGAAGCTCTGCCTGGAGGGTTTCCAGGCCGGACTGTCCTGGATCACGATCCTGCGGCGCCGGCCGGCGTTCCGTTCTGCATTCGCCGGCTTCGACGTTCACGCCGTGGCCGCGTTCACCGAAGCGGATGTCGAGCGGCTGCTCGGTGACGAGCGCATCATCCGGCACCGGGGCAAGATCACCGCCACCATCGACAACGCCCGCACCACGCTGGCGCTGGGCGAAAGCCTGGCCGAGCTGATCTGGAGCTTCGCGCCGACGCCGCGGCCGGCTCCGCTGCGTGACCTGGCCGAGGTGCCGGCGATCACGCCGGAGTCCGCGGCGCTCAGCAAGGCGCTCCGGGCGCGCGGCTTCAAGTTTGTGGGCCCCACCACGATGTACGCGCTGATGCAGTCCAGCGGCCTCGTGAACGATCACGTGGCCGGGTGCCACCTCGCGCCGGTGTAG
- a CDS encoding methylated-DNA--[protein]-cysteine S-methyltransferase: protein MNSHSLNNPALTPPNLVRVPSPLGDLELTGDDDEVWSLAIIRGGHLPLEGLVEAPNAVLERAATQLSEYFAGIRVTFDVPVRLNRGTEFQRSVWRGLAAIPFGDHLSYGELGRSIGKSGAGRAIGGAVGANPAPILVGCHRVLASNGRITGFSAGEGIPTKQWLLRHEGIEYVG, encoded by the coding sequence ATGAACAGCCACAGTCTGAACAACCCAGCCCTCACTCCCCCGAACCTGGTTCGCGTGCCGAGCCCGCTCGGCGACCTCGAACTCACCGGCGACGACGATGAGGTCTGGTCACTGGCCATCATCCGCGGCGGCCACCTGCCGCTGGAGGGCCTGGTCGAGGCTCCCAACGCCGTGCTCGAGCGTGCGGCCACCCAGCTCAGCGAGTACTTCGCCGGCATCCGAGTGACCTTCGACGTTCCCGTGCGGCTGAACCGCGGCACAGAGTTCCAGCGAAGCGTCTGGCGGGGCCTGGCTGCGATCCCCTTCGGCGATCACCTCTCCTACGGCGAGCTGGGTCGTTCCATCGGCAAGAGCGGCGCGGGCCGCGCCATCGGCGGCGCTGTGGGCGCGAACCCGGCGCCGATCCTGGTGGGCTGCCACCGGGTGCTCGCCTCCAACGGCCGCATCACCGGGTTCAGCGCCGGTGAGGGCATCCCCACCAAGCAGTGGCTGCTGCGGCACGAGGGCATCGAGTACGTCGGATGA
- a CDS encoding aldo/keto reductase: protein MAQIDYRTLGNSGLVVSTIGLGCNNFGRNGTSTESQAGTSLVIDAAIDTGVTLFDTADIYGAERGLSETLMGHALRGKRDQIVLATKFGMDMAGANGPDWDARGSRRYIRLAVEASLTRLQTDWIDLYQLHRPDANTPIEETLDTLDDLIREGKIRYIGHSNLAGWQIAEAEFTARIGHHPAFISAQNEYSLLVREAEEEVLPAVNAYGLGFLPFFPLYNGLFTGKFSRDGGPADSRIMTIRRHLLDDAPWDTIERYQQFCDDRGVSMLAATLAWLLAQPGLTSVIAGATKPEQIVQNAQAATTWQPTADDVAYISALFA, encoded by the coding sequence ATGGCTCAGATCGACTATCGCACTCTTGGCAACTCCGGGCTCGTCGTTTCGACGATCGGGCTGGGCTGCAACAACTTCGGCCGGAACGGCACCAGCACCGAATCCCAGGCCGGCACGTCCCTGGTGATCGATGCGGCCATCGACACCGGCGTCACCCTCTTCGACACCGCCGACATCTACGGCGCCGAGCGGGGACTCAGCGAGACCCTGATGGGCCACGCCCTGCGCGGCAAGCGCGACCAGATCGTGCTCGCCACCAAATTCGGCATGGACATGGCCGGCGCGAACGGCCCCGATTGGGACGCCCGCGGCTCCCGCCGATACATCCGCCTGGCCGTCGAAGCGTCGCTCACCCGGCTGCAGACCGACTGGATCGACCTGTACCAGCTGCACCGGCCGGACGCCAACACGCCCATCGAGGAAACCCTGGACACCCTGGACGACCTCATCCGGGAGGGCAAGATCCGCTATATCGGCCACTCGAACCTGGCCGGCTGGCAGATCGCGGAGGCCGAATTCACGGCCAGGATCGGCCACCATCCGGCGTTCATCTCGGCGCAGAACGAGTACAGCCTGCTCGTGCGCGAGGCCGAGGAAGAGGTGCTGCCGGCCGTGAACGCCTACGGACTGGGCTTCCTGCCGTTCTTCCCGCTTTACAACGGCCTGTTCACCGGCAAGTTCAGCCGCGACGGCGGCCCGGCCGACAGCCGCATCATGACGATCCGCCGGCACTTGCTCGACGACGCCCCCTGGGACACCATCGAGCGCTACCAGCAGTTCTGCGACGACCGCGGTGTGAGCATGCTCGCTGCCACACTCGCCTGGCTCCTGGCTCAGCCCGGGCTCACCAGCGTCATCGCCGGCGCCACCAAACCGGAACAGATCGTGCAGAACGCCCAGGCCGCCACCACCTGGCAGCCCACCGCCGACGACGTCGCCTACATCTCGGCCCTGTTCGCCTGA
- a CDS encoding ABC transporter ATP-binding protein, which translates to MLWTLLVRYLRPHWRLLVAVVVFQLAQSVASLYLPSLNADIIDEGVATGDTGYILRVGGLMLLITLGQIVCAIIAVYFGAKAAMALGRDLRGAVFTRVGEFSEQEVSRFGAPSLITRSTNDVQQVQMLVLTTCTLLVSAPILCIGGIIMAMRQDLELSWLIAVSVPVLLVAVGLIIVRMVPLFRVMQVRIDTVNRVLREQLTGIRVIRAFVREDVETRRFGQANTDVTQTALQAGRLMALMFPVVMLVLNVSSVAVIWFGAFRIEDGSMQVGTLIAFLSYLMQILMAVMMATFMAVMIPRATVSADRIGEVLDTASSVRPPVNPVNATHGQGELELRGVSFAYPGAEQPVLSEISFVARPGFTTAIIGSTGSGKTTLVNLMPRLFDATSGTVLFGGVDVRELNPDLLWGHIGLVPQKPYLFSGTVRSNLLYGKPDATEPEIWQALETAQARDFVERLDGGLDAPISQGGTNVSGGQRQRLAIARALVKRPELYIFDDSFSALDLATDARLRAALAADVSEATMIIVAQRVSTIIDADQILVVEDGRIVASGTHEELLESSTTYQEIAASQLAAEATS; encoded by the coding sequence ATGCTCTGGACACTGCTTGTACGCTACCTCCGGCCGCACTGGCGGCTGCTCGTGGCCGTCGTCGTCTTCCAGCTGGCGCAGTCGGTCGCGTCCCTGTACCTGCCGTCGCTGAATGCCGACATCATCGACGAGGGCGTGGCCACCGGCGACACCGGCTACATCCTCCGCGTCGGCGGCCTGATGCTGCTGATCACCCTCGGCCAGATCGTCTGCGCCATCATCGCCGTCTACTTCGGCGCCAAGGCGGCCATGGCCCTCGGCCGTGACCTGCGCGGAGCGGTCTTCACCCGGGTGGGGGAGTTCTCCGAACAGGAGGTCAGCCGGTTCGGGGCCCCGTCGCTGATCACCCGGTCCACCAACGATGTGCAACAGGTGCAGATGCTGGTGCTGACCACCTGCACCCTGCTGGTCTCCGCGCCGATCCTGTGCATCGGCGGCATCATCATGGCCATGCGACAGGACCTCGAACTGTCCTGGCTGATCGCCGTGAGCGTGCCCGTGCTCCTCGTGGCCGTCGGGCTGATCATCGTGCGCATGGTGCCGCTGTTCCGGGTGATGCAGGTGCGTATCGACACCGTCAACCGGGTGCTGCGCGAGCAGCTCACCGGCATCCGCGTGATTCGCGCCTTCGTGCGCGAAGACGTGGAGACCCGCCGCTTCGGCCAGGCCAATACCGACGTCACCCAGACGGCCCTGCAGGCCGGCCGGCTGATGGCGCTGATGTTCCCGGTGGTGATGCTGGTGCTCAACGTCTCCAGCGTTGCCGTGATCTGGTTCGGCGCGTTCCGCATCGAGGACGGCTCGATGCAGGTGGGCACCCTGATCGCCTTCCTCAGCTACCTGATGCAGATCCTGATGGCCGTGATGATGGCCACCTTCATGGCCGTGATGATCCCGCGAGCCACGGTCTCGGCCGACCGGATCGGTGAGGTGCTCGACACCGCGTCCAGCGTGCGCCCGCCGGTGAACCCGGTGAACGCGACACACGGCCAAGGCGAGTTGGAGCTTCGGGGTGTGAGCTTCGCCTACCCCGGTGCCGAACAGCCCGTGCTCAGCGAGATCAGCTTCGTGGCCAGGCCCGGCTTCACCACCGCCATCATCGGCAGCACCGGGTCGGGCAAGACCACCCTGGTCAATCTGATGCCGAGACTGTTCGACGCCACCAGCGGCACCGTGCTCTTCGGCGGCGTCGATGTGCGCGAACTGAACCCCGACCTGCTCTGGGGCCACATCGGCCTGGTGCCGCAGAAGCCGTACCTGTTCTCCGGCACCGTGCGCAGCAATCTGCTCTACGGCAAGCCGGATGCCACCGAGCCGGAGATCTGGCAGGCGCTGGAGACCGCCCAGGCCCGCGACTTCGTCGAGCGGCTCGACGGCGGCCTCGACGCGCCCATCTCCCAGGGTGGCACCAACGTCTCCGGCGGGCAGCGGCAACGCCTCGCGATCGCCAGGGCGCTGGTGAAACGGCCCGAGCTGTACATCTTCGACGACTCGTTCTCGGCCCTCGACCTCGCCACGGATGCCCGGTTGCGGGCGGCCCTCGCCGCCGACGTCTCCGAGGCGACCATGATTATCGTGGCCCAGCGGGTGTCCACGATCATCGACGCCGACCAGATCCTCGTCGTCGAAGACGGCCGGATCGTGGCCAGCGGAACACACGAGGAGCTTCTGGAATCCTCGACCACGTATCAGGAGATTGCGGCATCCCAGCTGGCAGCGGAGGCCACCTCATGA
- a CDS encoding ABC transporter ATP-binding protein: MSERTDDDVKVPARPPRGGGPFGGMNMPAEKAMNFGPSAKRLIGTLRPERVWLALVLVLAVISVTFSVIGPRLLGEGTNLIFSGVVSKTLPAGATQAEVIAGLKASGNTAQADMLSAMTLTPGLGIDFAALSAVLFWVLALYILASVFSWLQALVLNAVVQRTVYRLREEIEAKINRLPLGYFDTVKRGELLSRVTNDVDNISQSLQQSLSQVVTSLLTVIGVIVMMLLLSPLLAVIALVTVPLTLVTTVMIAKRSQKLFVAQWAHTGELNGQIEETFSGHALVKVFGRQKEVEQRFAAKNDELYEASFGAQFVSGMIMPAMTFIGNLVYVAIAVVGGLQVASGAMQLGDVQAFIQYSRQFTQPLAQLGSMANLLQSGVASAERVFELLDADEQSPDADPADTPAETHGRLVFEDVSFGYSPDKPLIEGLNLVAEPGQTVAIVGPTGAGKTTLVNLMMRFYELDRGRITLDGVDISTMTRNDLRGRMGMVLQDTWLFGGSIRDNIAYGRPDATEEQILEAAQATYVDRFVHSLPDGYDTVLDDEGGNVSAGEKQLLTIARAFLARPSVLILDEATSSVDTRTEVLVQHAMKALRADRTSFVIAHRLSTIRDADLILVMEAGKIVEQGSHTELLLSDGAYRALYDSQFAAAIE; the protein is encoded by the coding sequence ATGAGCGAGCGCACCGACGACGACGTGAAGGTTCCCGCCAGGCCCCCGCGCGGCGGCGGTCCGTTCGGCGGCATGAACATGCCGGCCGAGAAGGCCATGAACTTCGGTCCGAGCGCCAAACGTCTGATCGGCACGCTGCGCCCCGAGCGGGTGTGGCTGGCCCTTGTGCTGGTGCTCGCGGTGATCAGCGTGACGTTCTCGGTGATCGGCCCGCGGCTGCTCGGCGAGGGCACCAACCTGATCTTCTCCGGCGTCGTGTCGAAAACCCTGCCGGCCGGGGCCACCCAGGCCGAGGTGATCGCGGGCCTCAAGGCATCCGGCAATACCGCGCAGGCCGACATGCTCAGTGCGATGACCCTCACCCCGGGCCTCGGCATCGACTTCGCGGCGCTGTCTGCCGTGCTGTTCTGGGTGCTGGCGCTGTACATCCTGGCCTCGGTGTTCAGCTGGCTGCAGGCCCTGGTGCTCAACGCCGTCGTGCAGCGCACCGTTTACCGGCTGCGTGAGGAGATCGAGGCGAAGATCAACCGGCTGCCGCTGGGCTACTTCGACACCGTCAAGCGCGGCGAACTGCTCAGCCGGGTGACCAACGACGTCGACAACATCTCGCAGAGCCTGCAGCAGTCGCTCAGCCAGGTGGTCACGTCCCTGCTCACCGTCATCGGCGTCATCGTGATGATGCTGTTGCTCTCGCCGTTGCTCGCCGTGATCGCGCTGGTCACCGTGCCGCTGACCCTGGTGACCACGGTCATGATCGCCAAGCGGTCGCAGAAGCTCTTCGTGGCGCAGTGGGCGCACACCGGGGAGCTCAACGGCCAGATCGAGGAGACCTTCTCCGGGCACGCCCTGGTGAAGGTCTTCGGCCGGCAGAAGGAAGTGGAGCAGCGCTTCGCGGCCAAGAACGACGAACTCTACGAGGCGAGCTTCGGCGCCCAGTTCGTGAGCGGCATGATCATGCCCGCGATGACGTTCATCGGCAACCTCGTCTACGTGGCCATCGCCGTCGTCGGCGGGTTGCAGGTGGCCTCAGGGGCCATGCAGCTCGGTGACGTGCAGGCGTTCATCCAGTACTCCAGGCAGTTCACCCAGCCGCTGGCGCAGCTGGGCTCGATGGCCAACCTGTTGCAGTCCGGCGTCGCCAGCGCCGAGCGGGTCTTCGAGCTGCTGGATGCCGACGAGCAGAGCCCGGACGCGGACCCGGCCGACACGCCCGCCGAGACCCACGGCCGGCTGGTGTTCGAGGACGTGTCGTTCGGCTACAGCCCGGACAAGCCGCTGATCGAGGGGCTGAACCTGGTGGCCGAACCCGGCCAGACCGTGGCGATCGTCGGACCGACCGGGGCCGGCAAGACCACCTTGGTGAATCTGATGATGCGCTTCTACGAGCTCGACCGGGGCCGGATCACCCTGGACGGCGTCGACATCTCGACGATGACCCGAAACGACCTGCGCGGCCGGATGGGCATGGTGCTGCAGGACACCTGGCTCTTCGGCGGCAGCATCCGCGACAACATCGCCTACGGCCGGCCGGACGCCACCGAGGAGCAGATCCTGGAGGCCGCGCAGGCCACCTATGTGGACCGGTTCGTGCACTCGTTGCCGGACGGCTACGACACGGTGCTCGACGACGAGGGCGGCAACGTCAGCGCGGGCGAGAAGCAGCTGCTGACCATCGCTCGGGCGTTCCTGGCCCGGCCGAGCGTGCTGATCCTCGACGAGGCCACCAGCTCCGTCGACACCCGCACCGAGGTGCTCGTGCAGCACGCCATGAAGGCGCTTCGCGCCGACCGCACCAGCTTCGTCATCGCGCACCGCCTGTCGACGATCCGGGATGCCGACCTGATCCTGGTGATGGAGGCCGGCAAGATCGTCGAGCAGGGCAGCCACACCGAGCTGCTCCTGTCCGACGGCGCCTACCGAGCCCTCTACGACTCCCAATTCGCCGCCGCGATCGAGTAA
- a CDS encoding acetate uptake transporter, whose protein sequence is MNQINTTNPEVSVAAVTAPPAPASAAPAAASHKALADPGALGLGAFALTTFVLSMSNTGIVPSSVAVLGLALFYGGSAQVIAGIWELRNGNTFGATAFTSFGAFWLAFWYLESTGGNVAAGAAGMGTFLLAWTIFTVYMTVAAKNTNGSIFIVFVALSITFALLAIGAYTGITAIHQLGGWFGILTALLAWYGSFAVVYNSTAGRAVLPVWPAK, encoded by the coding sequence ATGAATCAAATCAATACGACTAATCCGGAGGTCTCCGTGGCCGCCGTGACAGCACCCCCCGCACCCGCTTCTGCAGCCCCCGCTGCCGCGTCCCACAAGGCTCTCGCCGATCCAGGCGCCCTGGGCCTGGGCGCTTTCGCGCTCACCACCTTCGTGCTCAGCATGTCCAACACCGGCATCGTGCCCTCCAGTGTCGCCGTGCTCGGCCTCGCCCTGTTCTACGGCGGAAGCGCCCAGGTCATCGCCGGCATCTGGGAGCTGCGCAACGGCAACACCTTCGGTGCAACGGCGTTCACCTCGTTCGGCGCGTTCTGGCTGGCCTTCTGGTACTTGGAGAGCACCGGCGGCAACGTGGCGGCCGGTGCCGCCGGCATGGGCACGTTCTTGCTCGCCTGGACGATCTTCACGGTGTACATGACCGTCGCCGCCAAGAACACCAACGGGTCGATCTTCATCGTCTTCGTCGCGCTGTCGATCACCTTCGCCCTGCTCGCGATCGGCGCGTACACCGGCATCACCGCGATCCACCAGCTCGGCGGCTGGTTCGGCATCCTCACCGCGCTGCTGGCCTGGTACGGCTCCTTCGCCGTGGTCTACAACTCCACCGCCGGCCGCGCCGTCCTCCCGGTCTGGCCCGCCAAATAA
- a CDS encoding DUF4192 domain-containing protein — protein MEKTIVKTPTPQDFLALVPQLVGFLPAQSVVLVAFRGNRTCGALRFNLPEPGAGPQELRRIAGALLGTLCKIPGVDALVPVAYTDESIGDDPTDDIADLPQGAFLRAILTRAGQSGFLVRDALCVAADGWVSYLAAAPATGRPRSARLKHPLSEIADSTVNEGIPRDARRELGRLHTGAELPRVDLGTRERFARRLARYQRLGPDMGPIPELIEMVGDMLDPVGTAETALGVNPAELTIDEAAALLFLMQGPATRDQMMLQFAFGEAEGRRSLALNRHYAQRQRETGLSMDEVVEADMAAGLALQETSPTTGDLMLGMSLDRPDPERIERGIRLLKLLVAMAPRTARPAPLCMLAWLSWALGQGSVAGIYLDTAVDIDAGYPMALLLLQMIGSGHLPEWAFAVPDDATIVP, from the coding sequence ATGGAAAAGACAATCGTGAAGACCCCGACTCCCCAGGATTTCCTCGCCCTCGTGCCCCAGCTCGTGGGCTTCCTTCCCGCCCAGAGTGTGGTGCTCGTCGCCTTCCGCGGCAACCGCACCTGCGGCGCCCTCCGGTTCAACCTGCCCGAGCCCGGCGCCGGCCCGCAGGAACTGCGGCGCATCGCCGGAGCCCTGCTCGGCACCCTGTGCAAGATCCCCGGCGTCGACGCCCTCGTGCCGGTGGCCTACACCGACGAGTCGATCGGCGACGACCCTACCGATGACATCGCCGACCTGCCCCAGGGCGCTTTCCTGCGGGCGATCCTCACCCGGGCCGGCCAGTCCGGCTTTCTCGTGCGGGACGCGCTCTGTGTGGCCGCTGACGGCTGGGTGTCGTACCTGGCCGCCGCGCCCGCCACGGGCAGGCCCCGTTCCGCGCGGCTCAAGCATCCGCTCAGCGAGATCGCGGATTCCACCGTGAACGAGGGCATTCCCCGCGATGCCCGCCGGGAACTCGGCCGGCTGCATACCGGCGCAGAGCTGCCCAGGGTGGACCTGGGCACCCGGGAACGCTTCGCCAGGCGGCTGGCCCGTTACCAGAGGCTCGGCCCCGACATGGGGCCGATCCCCGAGCTCATCGAAATGGTCGGCGACATGCTCGACCCGGTGGGCACCGCCGAGACCGCGCTCGGCGTGAACCCCGCCGAGCTCACCATCGACGAGGCCGCTGCGCTGCTGTTCCTGATGCAGGGCCCAGCCACCCGGGACCAGATGATGTTGCAGTTCGCCTTCGGTGAGGCGGAGGGCCGTCGCAGCCTGGCCCTGAACCGGCACTATGCGCAGCGGCAGCGCGAGACCGGTCTCAGTATGGACGAGGTCGTCGAAGCCGACATGGCCGCCGGCCTGGCCCTGCAGGAGACCTCACCGACCACCGGTGATCTGATGCTCGGCATGAGCCTGGACCGGCCGGACCCGGAGCGGATCGAGCGGGGCATCCGGCTGCTCAAACTGCTCGTGGCGATGGCACCCCGCACGGCCAGGCCGGCACCGCTGTGCATGCTGGCCTGGCTGAGCTGGGCGCTCGGCCAGGGGTCGGTCGCCGGTATCTACCTCGACACGGCCGTCGACATCGACGCCGGCTACCCGATGGCGCTGCTGTTGCTGCAGATGATCGGCAGCGGGCACCTGCCCGAGTGGGCGTTCGCGGTGCCCGACGACGCAACCATCGTGCCGTGA
- a CDS encoding aspartate aminotransferase family protein yields the protein MTEPTTSTTGPRVYSDAENADLQQKAKDHLWMHFARQSVLESGAGVPVITKGLGHHIWDSTGKKYIDGLSGLFVVNAGHGRKRLAQAAAKQAEELAFFPLWSYAHPSAIELADRLAEHAPGDLNRVFFSTGGGEAVETAFKLAKYYWKLQGRPTKHKVISRSVAYHGTTQGALAITGIPALKEMFEPVTPGGFRVPNTNFYRADEMGSGHGDDVEAFGLWAANRIEEMIQFEGPETVAAVFLEPVQNSGGCFPPPPGYFSRVREICDTYDVLLVADEVITAFGRIGNMFASTTFGIEPDMITCAKGMTSGYSPIGATIISDRIYEPFKHGDTAFYHGYTFGGHPVSAAVALANLDIFDEEKLNENVRQNSPVFRAELEKLLALPIVGDVRGDGYFFGIELVKDKNTKETFNHDESERLLRGYLSGALFDAGLYCRADDRGDPVVQLAPPLTIGPAEIREIGDILYGVLSEAPKHL from the coding sequence ATGACAGAGCCCACAACGTCCACCACCGGCCCGCGCGTCTACAGCGACGCCGAGAACGCCGACCTGCAGCAGAAGGCCAAGGACCACCTCTGGATGCACTTCGCCCGTCAGTCCGTGCTGGAATCCGGTGCCGGCGTGCCGGTGATCACCAAGGGACTCGGCCACCACATCTGGGACTCCACCGGCAAGAAGTATATCGACGGCCTGAGCGGGCTGTTCGTGGTGAACGCCGGGCACGGCCGCAAGAGACTCGCCCAGGCCGCCGCGAAGCAGGCGGAGGAGCTCGCGTTCTTCCCGCTCTGGTCGTACGCGCACCCGAGCGCCATCGAGCTCGCCGACCGTTTGGCCGAGCACGCGCCGGGCGACTTGAACCGGGTGTTCTTCTCCACCGGCGGAGGCGAGGCCGTCGAGACGGCGTTCAAGCTTGCCAAGTACTACTGGAAGCTGCAGGGCCGCCCCACCAAGCACAAGGTGATCTCCCGCTCCGTCGCCTATCACGGCACCACCCAGGGCGCCCTGGCGATCACGGGCATCCCCGCGCTCAAGGAAATGTTCGAGCCGGTCACCCCTGGCGGCTTCAGGGTGCCCAACACCAATTTTTACCGGGCCGACGAGATGGGCTCAGGGCACGGCGACGATGTCGAGGCGTTCGGCCTGTGGGCGGCGAACCGCATCGAGGAGATGATCCAGTTCGAGGGACCGGAGACCGTGGCCGCGGTGTTCCTGGAGCCCGTGCAGAACTCCGGGGGCTGCTTCCCTCCGCCGCCCGGCTACTTCAGCCGGGTGCGCGAGATCTGCGACACGTACGACGTGCTGTTGGTGGCCGACGAGGTGATCACAGCGTTCGGCCGGATCGGCAACATGTTCGCGTCGACCACCTTCGGCATCGAGCCCGACATGATCACCTGCGCCAAGGGCATGACCAGCGGCTACTCGCCGATCGGCGCGACCATCATCAGCGACCGCATCTATGAGCCGTTCAAACACGGCGACACGGCGTTCTATCACGGCTACACCTTCGGCGGCCATCCTGTGTCCGCGGCGGTGGCGCTGGCCAACCTCGACATCTTCGACGAGGAGAAGCTCAACGAGAACGTGCGGCAGAACTCGCCGGTTTTCAGGGCCGAGCTGGAGAAGCTGCTCGCGCTGCCGATCGTGGGTGACGTGCGCGGCGACGGCTACTTCTTCGGCATCGAGCTGGTCAAGGACAAGAACACCAAGGAGACCTTCAACCACGACGAGTCCGAGCGGTTGCTGCGCGGCTACCTGTCCGGTGCGCTTTTCGACGCCGGGCTGTACTGCCGGGCGGATGACCGGGGCGACCCTGTCGTGCAGCTCGCGCCGCCGCTGACCATCGGCCCGGCGGAGATCCGGGAGATCGGCGACATCCTGTACGGCGTGCTGTCGGAGGCCCCGAAGCATCTGTAG